Proteins co-encoded in one Marinomonas sp. IMCC 4694 genomic window:
- a CDS encoding class I SAM-dependent DNA methyltransferase — protein MSNTDLPTPTNLAAFCWSIADLLRGDFKQSQYGRIILPFTLLRRLEGVLEESKEAVLAKYDEIQALNLPEEAQEKFLLRATQTPGNPNGLSFFNTSKMDLSKLGASGIKDNLESYIQGFSKDAREIFEHFKFSEFIAQLNDVDLLYKVVQKVKSTDLSPQSPSNPNGISNHDMGLVFEELIRRFAEGSNETAGEHFTPRDIVRLTTALVFMEDDDALTKPGIIRTIYDPTAGTGGFLSSGMEYLHELNPQGIMKAFGQELNPESYAICKADMLIKGQEVNNIKLGNTLSNDQLYAEKFDYMLSNPPFGVDWKKIESSIKDEHTLKGFDGRFGPGLPRVSDGSLLFLLHLISKLRDSKDGGGRIGIILNGSPLFTGGAGSGESEIRRYILEADLLETIVAL, from the coding sequence ATGAGCAACACAGATTTACCTACACCTACAAATTTAGCCGCTTTTTGCTGGTCGATTGCCGACTTACTTCGCGGAGATTTCAAACAAAGCCAATACGGGCGCATTATCTTACCTTTTACTCTATTGCGCCGTTTAGAAGGTGTATTAGAAGAGTCTAAAGAAGCGGTTCTGGCTAAGTATGATGAGATTCAAGCACTTAACCTACCAGAAGAAGCGCAAGAAAAGTTTCTATTACGTGCCACGCAAACACCCGGTAATCCAAATGGTTTAAGTTTCTTCAACACCTCCAAAATGGATTTATCTAAGTTGGGCGCAAGTGGAATTAAAGATAACCTTGAAAGCTATATTCAAGGCTTTTCCAAAGATGCCCGTGAAATATTCGAGCACTTCAAATTTTCTGAATTTATCGCTCAGCTCAACGATGTTGATTTGCTGTATAAAGTGGTTCAAAAAGTAAAAAGTACCGATCTAAGCCCACAGTCACCTTCTAACCCTAACGGGATTTCGAACCATGACATGGGCTTGGTGTTTGAAGAACTGATCCGTCGTTTTGCCGAAGGTTCAAACGAAACCGCAGGGGAGCACTTTACCCCGCGCGACATCGTTCGCCTTACCACTGCCTTAGTATTCATGGAAGATGACGATGCGCTCACCAAACCGGGTATCATTCGCACCATTTATGACCCAACGGCCGGGACAGGCGGGTTCTTATCGTCGGGTATGGAATATCTGCATGAGCTCAACCCACAAGGCATCATGAAAGCCTTTGGCCAAGAGTTAAACCCAGAAAGCTACGCCATATGTAAAGCTGACATGCTGATCAAAGGTCAAGAGGTCAACAATATTAAGCTGGGTAACACCTTATCGAATGATCAGCTTTACGCAGAAAAATTCGACTACATGCTTTCTAACCCTCCATTTGGCGTGGATTGGAAAAAGATCGAATCCAGCATTAAAGATGAACACACCCTGAAAGGCTTTGATGGGCGTTTTGGCCCAGGCTTACCGCGTGTTAGCGATGGTTCATTATTATTCTTATTACACCTAATTAGTAAGTTGCGGGACAGCAAAGATGGCGGTGGCCGCATTGGTATTATTCTTAACGGCTCCCCTTTGTTTACTGGCGGCGCTGGTTCAGGCGAATCGGAAATCCGTCGCTACATTTTAGAAGCTGATCTACTCGAAACCATCGTCGCGCTGTAA
- the uvrB gene encoding excinuclease ABC subunit UvrB, with amino-acid sequence MSQEFQVVSPYSPAGDQPKAIEKLVRGVEAGLAHQTLLGVTGSGKTYTIANVISQVKRPTIVMAHNKTLAAQLYGEFKEFFPNNAVEYFVSYYDYYQPEAYVAASDTFIEKDASVNEHIEQMRLSATKALLERDDVIIVATVSAIYGLGDPQSYLKMMLHLDRGERIDQRDVLRRLAELQYSRNDLVLERGNFRVRGDVIEVFPADSEDTAIRIELFDDEVETLSMIDPLTNKTIRKVPRVTIYPKTHYVTPKETVQAAIERIKVELDQRLEQLKSMNKLVELQRLEQRTRYDLEMMQELGYCSGIENYSRYLSGREEGSPPPTLFDYLPANALLVIDESHVTVSQIGAMYKGDRSRKENLVEYGFRLPSALDNRPMRFEEWEQIKPQTIFVSATPGKYEEEHQDWVVEQIVRPTGLIDPILEVRPVGTQVDDLLSEINLRVPIGERILVTTLTKRMAEDLSDYLNEHGVRVRYLHSDIDTVERVEIIRDLRLGEFDVLVGINLLREGLDIPEVSLVAILDADKEGFLRSEKSLIQTIGRAARNVNGKAILYADRITGSMERAINETDRRREKQKAHNEEHGITPMGIIKSVEDILEGAYNPGAGKRGSKTKKVAETAKDYQVESMEDVAQVRKAMIQLQKEMMQASEELKFELAAGYRDQIRQLQRKLKDVGES; translated from the coding sequence GTGTCGCAAGAGTTTCAAGTAGTTTCACCGTATTCTCCGGCTGGTGATCAGCCAAAAGCCATCGAGAAATTGGTTCGTGGTGTCGAGGCTGGGTTGGCGCATCAAACGTTACTGGGTGTGACCGGTTCGGGTAAAACCTACACGATCGCCAACGTCATTTCTCAGGTAAAGCGTCCTACCATTGTTATGGCGCACAACAAAACACTCGCGGCTCAATTATACGGTGAATTCAAGGAATTCTTCCCAAACAATGCCGTTGAATATTTCGTTTCCTATTACGACTACTATCAGCCCGAAGCCTATGTTGCCGCTTCCGATACGTTTATTGAAAAAGACGCTTCGGTGAACGAACACATCGAGCAAATGCGTTTGTCTGCGACCAAAGCCTTATTGGAGCGCGACGACGTTATCATTGTTGCGACCGTATCAGCGATTTACGGTTTGGGCGATCCTCAATCGTATTTGAAAATGATGCTGCACCTCGACCGTGGCGAACGCATCGATCAGCGTGATGTGCTGCGCCGCTTAGCCGAATTGCAATACAGCCGTAATGACCTTGTGCTTGAGCGCGGTAACTTTCGTGTGCGTGGCGATGTGATTGAAGTGTTCCCTGCTGACTCTGAAGACACAGCGATTCGGATTGAACTCTTTGATGACGAAGTCGAAACTTTATCAATGATCGACCCTTTGACCAACAAAACCATTCGCAAAGTGCCTCGGGTCACCATTTACCCAAAGACGCACTACGTTACGCCTAAAGAGACGGTTCAAGCCGCGATTGAACGCATCAAAGTGGAATTAGATCAACGCCTTGAACAATTAAAATCGATGAATAAACTGGTCGAACTACAGCGACTGGAGCAACGCACTCGATACGATTTGGAAATGATGCAAGAGCTGGGCTATTGCTCAGGAATCGAAAATTACTCTCGCTATTTATCGGGGCGGGAAGAGGGTTCTCCTCCTCCTACGCTATTTGATTATTTACCGGCCAACGCCTTGTTGGTGATTGATGAATCTCACGTTACCGTGTCGCAAATTGGCGCCATGTATAAAGGCGACCGATCACGCAAAGAGAACCTTGTTGAATATGGTTTTCGTTTGCCCTCGGCACTTGATAACAGGCCAATGCGATTTGAAGAGTGGGAGCAGATTAAACCGCAAACCATCTTTGTGTCGGCCACACCGGGCAAATACGAAGAAGAACATCAAGATTGGGTAGTGGAGCAGATCGTGCGGCCGACTGGGCTCATCGACCCTATTTTAGAAGTGCGTCCTGTTGGTACTCAGGTAGACGATTTGTTGTCGGAAATTAATCTAAGAGTGCCAATTGGTGAGCGTATCTTGGTGACGACGTTGACCAAACGTATGGCCGAAGATCTCAGTGATTACTTGAATGAGCACGGGGTAAGAGTGCGATATTTGCACTCAGACATAGACACCGTTGAACGGGTTGAAATCATTCGAGACCTTCGTCTCGGTGAGTTTGATGTGTTAGTGGGTATTAACTTGCTGCGAGAAGGGTTGGACATTCCAGAAGTCAGCCTTGTGGCAATACTGGATGCCGATAAAGAGGGTTTTTTACGCTCTGAAAAATCGCTGATTCAAACGATTGGTCGCGCCGCGCGAAACGTCAACGGCAAAGCCATATTATACGCCGACCGTATAACGGGCTCCATGGAGCGCGCCATTAATGAAACCGATCGTCGTCGAGAAAAACAAAAAGCGCACAACGAAGAGCACGGTATTACCCCGATGGGTATCATCAAATCGGTCGAAGACATCCTGGAAGGGGCTTACAACCCAGGCGCAGGTAAACGAGGCAGCAAAACCAAAAAAGTTGCCGAGACCGCCAAAGACTACCAAGTAGAAAGCATGGAAGACGTGGCGCAGGTTCGTAAAGCCATGATTCAATTGCAAAAAGAAATGATGCAAGCCTCGGAAGAACTCAAATTTGAACTGGCAGCAGGGTATCGTGATCAAATTCGCCAGCTACAGAGAAAATTAAAAGACGTTGGCGAGTCATAA
- a CDS encoding SulP family inorganic anion transporter: MSKLEKYFPAMTWLKGYSRADLQIDAVASFIATILLIPQSMGYALLVGLPAVVGLYASIIPSIAYSLFGTSRTLAVGPVAITSMMTATVALPFALPSNENYAAIAIMLAFLSGIFLLLMSLLKMGFLANLLSHPVISGFISASALLIVIGQVKHLLGIDAQGNNFIELTQSMLQNIGNANKPTLLLSIIAITCLVLLKRYLTPALITLGLPAALAKTLGRAGPVLVVGGTTLCMATFSLDTMGIKIVGDVSNHLPSIPFERFTLDTMIELLPGAFLISIVGFVGSVSVAQSFAAKRKEDIKPNQELVGLGLANLGAAFSGSFPVTGGFSRSVVNVSAGAQTPMTGIITALLMLVTLLFLTPIFYYLPTAVLAASITVSILQLIDVKDLIRLYRFSKQEALALVATFLVVLFVGMEAGIITGVALSLLFFLWHTSHPHIAVVGRLPGTEHFRNVKRYEVETDPQIATIRIDENLFFANARVLEDYILSLVAQHQDIKHLILMCTAINMIDASALDSLETIDDRLKSAGIMLHLSEIKGPVMDKLTDSTLINQLSGQVFLTQHQAINALTIKPEQV; the protein is encoded by the coding sequence ATGAGCAAATTGGAAAAGTACTTTCCGGCAATGACTTGGCTCAAGGGTTATTCACGAGCTGATCTGCAAATCGACGCGGTCGCCAGTTTCATCGCGACGATTTTATTAATTCCACAGAGTATGGGTTACGCTCTACTGGTCGGCTTGCCTGCTGTAGTGGGGCTTTATGCCAGCATAATACCTTCGATTGCCTATTCACTGTTTGGCACAAGCCGAACCCTAGCGGTTGGCCCAGTCGCGATTACTTCAATGATGACGGCAACCGTGGCTTTGCCGTTTGCCCTTCCCAGCAATGAAAATTATGCAGCCATTGCGATCATGTTGGCGTTTTTGTCGGGTATATTTTTACTTCTCATGAGTCTATTAAAAATGGGCTTTTTGGCGAATTTATTGAGTCATCCGGTTATTTCGGGGTTCATCAGTGCATCGGCTCTTTTGATCGTAATTGGCCAAGTTAAACATTTGCTTGGCATTGACGCTCAAGGCAATAATTTCATTGAATTAACTCAAAGCATGCTACAAAACATAGGGAATGCGAATAAACCAACCCTCTTACTCAGTATTATTGCGATCACCTGCTTGGTATTGCTGAAGCGCTATTTAACCCCTGCATTGATCACATTAGGTTTACCCGCTGCCCTAGCCAAAACACTCGGCCGAGCGGGACCTGTTTTGGTGGTGGGTGGCACAACATTGTGTATGGCGACATTTTCACTTGATACGATGGGCATAAAGATTGTCGGCGATGTTTCTAATCATTTGCCGTCCATTCCTTTTGAACGCTTTACCCTAGACACCATGATTGAACTGCTACCTGGCGCGTTTTTAATCAGTATCGTCGGATTTGTCGGCTCGGTGTCAGTGGCGCAATCGTTCGCAGCCAAACGCAAAGAAGACATAAAACCCAACCAAGAGCTCGTTGGGTTAGGGCTGGCCAACCTAGGCGCCGCGTTCAGCGGGTCTTTCCCAGTTACCGGGGGGTTTTCACGGTCAGTCGTAAACGTGAGTGCCGGTGCACAAACTCCGATGACGGGGATTATTACGGCGCTGTTGATGCTGGTCACCTTGTTGTTTCTCACTCCAATTTTCTACTATTTACCCACAGCCGTACTGGCCGCGAGCATCACCGTTTCTATTTTGCAACTCATTGATGTTAAGGACCTGATTCGACTCTATCGCTTTTCGAAACAAGAAGCTTTGGCCTTGGTAGCGACGTTTCTAGTCGTACTTTTTGTTGGCATGGAAGCAGGGATTATAACTGGCGTCGCGTTGTCTTTGCTGTTTTTCCTTTGGCATACGAGCCACCCTCATATTGCTGTAGTGGGGCGCCTACCTGGTACTGAGCATTTTCGTAATGTAAAACGCTATGAGGTAGAAACCGATCCCCAAATAGCCACCATTCGCATTGATGAAAACCTCTTTTTTGCCAATGCTAGGGTGCTCGAAGATTATATTTTGTCTCTCGTGGCACAGCACCAAGACATTAAACATTTGATCTTGATGTGCACCGCCATCAACATGATAGACGCCAGTGCACTAGACAGTTTAGAAACCATTGATGATCGATTAAAGTCTGCTGGTATCATGCTGCATTTATCAGAAATAAAAGGCCCCGTCATGGACAAACTAACCGACTCGACGCTGATCAATCAGCTCAGCGGCCAAGTCTTTTTAACCCAACATCAGGCCATCAACGCATTAACCATAAAACCCGAACAAGTTTAA
- a CDS encoding ComEA family DNA-binding protein produces the protein MMMNLHRVFHVCVLRTLVLISLAFTPFSIFSATPLDINTATASELSAVMSGVGVKKAQAIIDFRETNGPFKTIAQLSQVKGIGDALILRNKGVLRVLTPDTISTDATISDANSVQPMN, from the coding sequence ATGATGATGAATCTACACCGTGTTTTTCACGTCTGCGTTTTGCGTACTCTTGTGCTTATTTCTCTGGCTTTTACGCCATTTTCGATATTTTCCGCCACGCCTTTGGATATTAATACAGCAACCGCCAGTGAGTTGTCTGCAGTAATGTCAGGTGTTGGAGTCAAAAAAGCGCAAGCTATTATTGACTTTAGGGAGACCAACGGGCCGTTTAAGACGATTGCGCAATTGTCCCAAGTGAAAGGAATCGGCGATGCTCTTATCTTGCGAAACAAGGGAGTATTGAGAGTATTAACGCCTGACACTATAAGCACTGACGCCACCATCTCTGACGCTAACTCAGTGCAGCCAATGAATTAA
- the pyrF gene encoding orotidine-5'-phosphate decarboxylase, which yields MSCQSPIVVALDYPTMTQSLEMAKRLDPTQCRVKVGKELFTTSGPVILDELHSLGFDVFLDLKFHDIPNTVANAVSVAARAGVWMVNVHASGGRRMMEASANALQNIADNKTVLIAVTVLTSMDQSDLIEIGINATPEQQVKRLAALAKSSGMNGVVCSAQESAMLSADLGKDFVLVTPGIRPLGSAQGDQKRIMTPAQAMAAGSHYLVMGRPITQAADPIAALRQANQELALPA from the coding sequence ATGAGTTGTCAATCCCCCATCGTGGTTGCTTTAGATTATCCAACTATGACGCAATCTTTAGAGATGGCAAAACGCCTCGACCCTACTCAATGTCGGGTGAAAGTTGGCAAAGAGCTGTTTACGACATCAGGGCCTGTTATTTTGGATGAATTGCATTCATTAGGTTTTGATGTTTTTCTGGATCTTAAATTTCACGATATTCCAAATACTGTCGCCAATGCAGTGAGTGTAGCGGCAAGAGCGGGGGTATGGATGGTCAATGTTCATGCTTCTGGTGGTCGTCGAATGATGGAAGCCTCTGCCAACGCGCTACAAAACATAGCGGACAACAAAACTGTGCTGATTGCTGTGACGGTATTGACCAGTATGGATCAATCTGATCTGATCGAAATTGGCATTAATGCGACGCCTGAGCAGCAGGTAAAACGTTTGGCTGCGCTGGCAAAATCGTCTGGTATGAATGGGGTAGTGTGTTCTGCGCAAGAATCGGCCATGCTATCAGCTGACCTTGGCAAAGACTTTGTTCTTGTTACACCGGGTATTCGTCCGTTGGGTTCGGCACAGGGAGATCAAAAACGCATCATGACCCCAGCGCAAGCGATGGCGGCAGGCAGTCATTACTTGGTCATGGGCCGTCCAATCACACAGGCTGCTGACCCTATTGCCGCCTTGAGGCAAGCGAATCAAGAATTAGCCTTACCTGCGTAA